The proteins below come from a single Nitrososphaerales archaeon genomic window:
- a CDS encoding DNA-directed RNA polymerase subunit N has translation MLYPIRCFTCGALIGDKFDEFRKRVNSGEKAAKVLDDLGIKRYCCRRMLLTSVDVSDQVLPYFEALARRQAELKQSM, from the coding sequence ATGCTATACCCAATTAGATGCTTCACATGTGGAGCGTTGATCGGGGATAAGTTCGATGAGTTTCGAAAGAGAGTAAACTCTGGTGAGAAAGCTGCTAAAGTCCTTGACGATCTGGGGATAAAAAGGTACTGTTGTCGCAGGATGCTCCTTACAAGTGTAGATGTGAGTGATCAAGTATTACCCTACTTTGAGGCATTGGCTAGAAGACAGGCAGAGTTAAAACAATCTATGTGA